The following coding sequences lie in one Clupea harengus chromosome 23, Ch_v2.0.2, whole genome shotgun sequence genomic window:
- the LOC105888858 gene encoding helicase SRCAP isoform X3, which yields MGQGDGPRPLSSTPRRLDIAGESSDGEADLSMESLAESSMVTPTLAQRKVRQWISGRVTAGSTPSSSPSPSPGPSTSGDWTPTQMDRASPLRGTHGKFISPLSRGESGPSDQTPVRLHKHADMAELAKHEAEIEHRSIALKREGYWSLKRLNRVTEPIRPKVHWDYLCEEMQWLSADFAQERRWKRGVARKVVRMVMRYHEELRQKEERGKREEQAKIRRVASSIAKEVRAFWTNVEKVVQYKQQSRLEEKRKKALDLQLDFIVGQTERYSDLLSQSLAATPAANSETPTSPPKPSTQQVTDEDDHDFEPPCEEEDDEETLDVEEQQEGNDAESQRREIELLREEGLLPLEQLLNTISYPPPSASDDECSDSSSSVVEDEDGEFTANEEDAEDEEETIEAQEAVEGDGNHDEELDDLTKEGEMSMEDLLEKYKGAYASDFEEPSASASPGTSEEEESTEEEEEEESEGDDSDDETNSSSASSEAVNTDDEVIEEEDEEEEVADDDGDEDDDDPEEGMEALLKEGDHSPPLPTSPRPKKEISHIAATAESLQPKGYTLATTKVKTPIPFLLHGTLREYQHIGLDWLVTMYEKKLNGILADEMGLGKTIQTIALLAHLACEKDFTGNWGPHLIIVPTSVMLNWEMELKRWCPGFKILTYYGSQKERKLKRQGWTKPNAFHVCITSYKLVLQDHQAFRRKSWRYLILDEAQNIKNFKSQRWQSLLNFNSHRRLLLTGTPLQNSLMELWSLMHFLMPHVFQSHREFKEWFSNPLTGMIEGSQEYNEGLVKRLHKVLRPFLLRRVKVDVEKQMPKKYEHVVRCRLSMRQRFLYDDFMAQASTRETLASGHFMSVINILMQLRKVCNHPNLFDPRPIQSPFITKPIIFSTASIVQEAVEMSPFERCDLSMFDLVGLESRVSRYQADIFLPRRKVTAPLVQEIMDSPEPLPRPRPVRMKVNRMFQPMPKTEGRASITVNNPRPTCPVAPVVQPPRPVLITELPPAPAPLPVQPPIQVCSVMPAATAHVTAVASAPIPLTLTHTPAAALRHSVPHPVLSVRHPTPVVPQVVTAPSSLVTQRVLLSPDMQARLPSGEVVSIAQLASLAGRPVPTGQGSKPVTFQLQGNKLTLSGTQLHQVPVAQPRPLQGNVMHLVTSGGQHHLITQPAQVALIHTVSQAGSSAASTSPAPASSGLAMPLNAAQVPTSMMTGSGIVKIVVRQAGGKEMGPVPALAVPPSPRGSLPHTLSLHPHTTMAARAPAPQPPPQRPPVAQPTHYAAPPRTPTSVPCGPQPPRPVLRVLQGPPAAAAAESVRVNAMPAPAPREDTSDVVTVHTDTPVSKPSPQPGGFSFQRPRAQPPPPPRSPFHMSWLEDDRKAQRDARLARIIRINEHHCNAKPAYGREVLEFLTFLPGAAPKPAPPALGEWSRSGHSSCLLANSQQTRDLWVQSKALRSAIQNTEERLAGLSEVIDRFAFAIPPVEAKPITMHSCHPPPSLVLQQEHFRSMLTTEVTPLIRPFHRIQCNTRTHFPDLRLIQYDCGKLQTLHLLLRRLKTGGHRVLIFTQMTRMLDVLEQFLNYHGHIYLRLDGSTRVEMRQSLMERFNADRRIFCFILSTRSGGVGVNLTGADTVVFYDSDWNPTMDAQAQDRCHRIGQTRDVHIYRLISERTVEENILKKANQKRMLGDMAIEGGNFTTAFFKQQTIKDLFDVNEGEKKEAEVAPPPPEEEDGINKQQTTILEQALCRAEDEEDIVAASQAKAEQVAELAEFNESIPLDDGGEGMGREQEEEELSKAELEIAALVEQLTPIERYAMNFLEASLEDVCKEELKQAEEQVEAARKGLDQAKEEGLKLHQSSDNDEDDYSPRPYTPEDMSQTTPGRRTRKHKEKGAPSTRASGRLRGTPVKTDDDSALSPASTSAQLDGAHASSSALTPQSLPPRQVPDKRGVRGRPATKEVVAPTTPARTETSKTQTQSSVVSTRHTDSTSPASPLKDVPSKSKATPSPLRQSLSPPSSVPSAAGSPAAGRSHAEHTPPAVQERGEELRGEAQAGVSGAQVDQASVPTGRERGVSVSSGSICSPEHQSDLDGRDVDQQSQHSLTLSPNTASRSPRKRQSADGEVLRGLPEDSPSAKVLRKLPGRLVTVVEEKEKQPRRRRRRGSGGAGHTEGSSEEAEHTESERDTGPSLPDKTSQTSRDKDTPKSPSVSSPLPQSQQEKEQVSPTSLGSPGKGYHPYSPTHHSPDMPVLRNLPVRRRLETESRMAAQLVEQQGGGRGRGLDKRQSLSPNPPRKQDTSPTKDHTVSPATANTDSPAPVKRKPGRPPKRPVEQITPPATKPVTMEKNAPVSPKRKRGRPRKDSTIKPDAISAAQPSNPPAPSNPPPPCSPQSMQSGLNSPRSPLATLQETPSKSTPAHTPLPSLPAKAADTTSLPKPDNETNNTLVISTTPTSDSLTNEMPTAMLAQAKASESQTNTTPAPVPPQPIVSKSPCVAASPPSAQPTTSDPKTTSTIPALPVEPKPSDIHIQSSPASPSQPKTSETPITSTHEVPQSSQSNIQNTVTSPPQVPQSTPSDSETKPTPEPNDLQIAITPEPKPSDQITPSPTELQTVPMCTPTPIATEPEPLPAAEPSQQPAPALPSPQGALEVQEKQTAVLPQQEKTSEKEATNIDTKKVQKDGEKETEEPSLCSQSKRRRVESLPEDQESMSVAPEVKTDTFLPSEGTSNQSGDESKRDKDGENSSEKRVISRQSSQESVRSSSHSSVSSAAIRSSKKMRENKSAKRKRGDAKTGSTEEGNDEKTSKIQRRRSNSPSSSSSDSEDSSSAEKRLTRAERRVKEKENQSESDGKSSGSRRGRKSKKEQAVSNATGGESGSETSTKRTRKSPGLPSTTRSGTNTPVPSTPPPQPEVLGKRCSALNAAAKLVAMRGRAGDTPRPSNKPKVGGRQESPSSSEKSTKLKGKGTQGSPQTNSSGSRGGSGRQTPTNTPLNSPDSSKSISRSTRQRPGSLLPPLDADNKRAKRDKKKNTERKGDGEEENRESRSSRGHSACSSISSDRGPGSSRSRSNSSNSSQCTPSLSSQSTGPQRTRSRAASSGSDTERGKQSHSKSGERRGRKSHRETRSQKKDKADLSGGSTEGTPDRVLRSVAALAAAQARSPACNTRSSATNTRSSASRQRHTKT from the exons GAAGCAGAGATCGAGCATCGCTCGATAGCCCTCAAGCGCGAAGGCTACTGGTCCCTGAAGCGTTTGAACCGCGTGACGGAGCCCATCCGGCCCAAGGTGCACTGGGACTACCTGTGCGAAGAGATGCAGTGGCTCTCCGCTGACTTCGcccaggagaggaggtggaagcGAGGCGTAGCCCGAAAA GTGGTGCGGATGGTCATGCGGTATCACGAGGAGCTGCGGCAGAAGGAGGAGCGGGGCAAGCGAGAGGAGCAGGCAAAAATCCGGAGGGTCGCCTCCTCCATCGCCAAGGAGGTGCGAGCCTTCTGGACCAACGTGGAAAAG GTGGTCCAGTACAAGCAACAGTCTcgactggaggagaagaggaagaaggctCTGGACCTGCAGCTGGACTTCATTGTGGGTCAAACCGAGCGCTACTCGGACCTCCTCAGCCAATCGCTGGCGGCTACGCCTGCCGCCAACAGTGaaacccccacctctcctccaaaACCCTCCACACAACAAGTCACTGATGAGGATG ACCATGACTTTGAGCCACcgtgtgaggaagaggatgatgaggagaCCCTTGATGTGGAAGAGCAGCAGGAGGGGAATGACGCTGAGTCGCAGAGGCGGGAGATCGAGCTGCTGAGGGAGGAGGGCTTGCTGCCCCTTGAACAACTGCTCAACACCATCTCCTACCCTCCG CCCTCTGCTTCAGACGACGAGTGCTCAGACAGCTCCTCATCTGTGGTTGAGGATGAAGACGGGGAGTTCACAGCCAATGAGGAAGATG CTGAAGACGAAGAGGAGACGATAGAAGCACAGGAAGCAGTTGAAGGTGATGGCAACCATGATGAAGAGTTGGACGACCTAACCAAAGAAG GCGAGATGAGCATGGAGGATCTGCTGGAGAAGTATAAGGGGGCATATGCCTCTGATTTTGAGGAGCCCTCTGCATCTGCGTCGCCCGGCacctctgaggaggaggagagcacggaggaagaggaggaggaagagagcgagggtGATGACAGCGATGACGAGACCAACAGCTCTTCAG CCTCCTCAGAAGCAGTTAACACAGATGACGAGGTcatagaggaggaggatgaagaggaagaggtagcTGATGACGACGGCGATGAAGATGACGATGATCCTGAAGAGGGTATGGAGGCTCTGCTGAAGGAGGGCGACCACAGCCCTCCGCTGCCCACCTCTCCCCGGCCCAAGAAGGAGATCAGCCACATTGCTGCCACAGCGGAGAGCCTCCAGCCAAAAGGATACACACTGGCCACCACTAAG GTGAAAACTCCCATCCCCTTTTTGCTGCATGGCACGCTGCGCGAGTACCAACACATTGGGCTTGACTGGCTGGTCACCATGTATGAGAAGAAGCTTAACGGCATCCTGGCAGATGAAATGGGCCTCGGCAAAACCATCCAGACCATCGCACTGCTGGCTCACCTTGCTTGTGAGAAAG ATTTTACAGGAAACTGGGGACCCCATTTAATCATTGTGCCCACCAGTGTGATGCTGAACTGGGAAATGGAGCTCAAACGCTGGTGTCCTGGGTTCAAGATCCTCACCTACTACGGCAGCCAGAAAGAGCGCAAACTCAAGAGACAG GGTTGGACCAAGCCAAATGCTTTCCATGTATGTATCACCTCTTATAAGCTGGTGCTGCAGGACCATCAGGCATTCAGGCGCAAGTCCTGGCGGTACCTGATCTTGGACGAGGCCCAGAACATCAAAAACTTCAAGTCACAGCGCTGGCAGAGTCTGCTCAACTTCAATAG CCACCGACGCCTGCTCCTGACAGGAACGCCCCTGCAGAACAGCCTGATGGAGTTGTGGTCGCTCATGCATTTCCTCATGCCGCACGTCTTCCAGTCCCACCGCGAGTTCAAGGAGTGGTTCTCCAACCCGCTGACTGGCATGATCGAGGGCAGCCAGGAGTACAACGAGGGCCTGGTCAAGAGACTTCACAAG GTGCTCAGGCCCTTCCTGCTGCGCCGTGTCAAGGTGGACGTGGAGAAGCAGATGCCCAAGAAGTACGAGCACGTGGTGCGCTGCCGTCTCTCCATGAGACAGCGCTTCCTCTACGACGACTTCATGGCCCAGGCCTC GACGAGAGAGACTCTGGCAAGCGGTCACTTCATGTCTGTGATCAACATTCTGATGCAGCTGAGGAAGGTGTGCAACCACCCCAACCTGTTTGACCCTCGGCCCATCCAGTCGCCCTTCATCACCAAGCCCATCATCTTCAGCACCGCCTCCATCGTACAGGAAGCCGTGGAGATGTCACCCTTTGAG CGGTGTGACCTGTCCATGTTTGACCTGGTGGGGCTGGAGAGTCGTGTGTCCCGTTACCAGGCCGACATCTTCCTGCCTCGCCGGAAGGTCACTGCTCCGCTGGTGCAGGAGATCATGGACTCCCCTGAGCCGCTGCCACGTCCCAGACCTGTGCGAATGAAGGTCAATAG AATGTTCCAGCCCATGCCCAAAACTGAAGGACGTGCGTCTATAACGGTGAACAACCCCAGGCCTACGTGTCCAGTGGCGCCAGTTGTCCAGCCTCCACGACCAGTCCTCATCACGGAGCTGCCCCCTGCCCCAGCCCCTCTCCCAGTGCAACCACCTATACAAG TGTGTTCGGTGATGCCCGCCGCAACCGCTCATGTCACTGCAGTGGCCAGTGCTCCGATTCCTCTTACTTTGACCCACACGCCGGCAGCTGCCCTCAGACACAGCGTCCCGCACCCCGTCCTGTCTGTGCGACATCCGACCCCTGTGGTCCCCCAAGTCGTCACGGCACCAAGCAGCCTCGTCACCCAGCGGGTGCTTCTCAGCCCGGATATGCAGGCACGGCTTCCAT ctgGGGAGGTAGTGAGCATTGCTCAGTTGGCCTCCCTGGCTGGGCGACCCGTGCCCACTGGCCAGGGAAGTAAGCCAGTCACCTTCCAGCTGCAGGGCAACAAGCTCACCCTGTCCGGGACCCAGCTGCACCAGGTGCCCGTGGCACAGCCTAGGCCCCTCCAAG GCAATGTAATGCATCTGGTGACCAGTGGGGGGCAGCACCACCTGATCACTCAGCCAGCACAGGTGGCACTCATCCATACAGTCAGTCAGGCAGGCAGCAGTGCAGCCAGCACAAGCCCAGCCCCAGCCTCCTCTGGGCTGGCCATGCCCCTCAACGCTGCGCAAG TTCCCACTTCCATGATGACTGGTTCGGGTATTGTTAAGATCGTTGTCCGACAGGCTGGAGGTAAAGAGATGGGGCCGGTCCCTGCCCTCGCTGTGCCGCCCTCGCCTCGCGGCTCCCTACCACATACCCTGTCCCTGCACCCGCACACAACCATGGCAGCAAGAGCCCCAGCCCCACAGCCGCCACCTCAGCGCCCTCCTGTGGCCCAGCCGACCCACTACGCTGCTCCGCCTCGCACCCCTACCTCAGTCCCCTGTGGCCCCCAGCCTCCTCGCCCTGTGCTGAGGGTCCTGCAGGGCccaccagctgctgctgccgcagagTCAG TGCGAGTAAATGCCATGCCAGCACCAGCGCCTCGTGAGGACACCAGTGATGTGGTCACGGTTCACACAGATACTCCCGTGTCCAAACCCAGCCCTCAGCCTGGGGGGTTCTCCTTCCAGCGGCCTCGCGCTCAGCCCCCGCCACCCCCGCGCTCACCCTTCCACATG TCATGGCTAGAGGATGACCGGAAAGCCCAGCGCGACGCTCGCCTTGCTCGGATCATCCGCATCAACGAGCATCATTGCAACGCCAAGCCTGCATATGGCCGTGAGGTGCTTGAATTCCTCACCTTCCTCCCAGGCGCCGCCCCTAAACCTGCCCCACCTGCCCTTGGAGAATGGAGCCGCTCTGGCCACAGTTCCTGTTTGCTTGCCAACTCGCAGCAGACTCGGGACCTTTGGGTCCAAAGTAAGGCCCTGAGGTCAGCAATTCAGAACACGGAGGAAAGGCTTGCAGGACTCTCAGAAGTCATTGACAG GTTCGCTTTTGCGATCCCGCCTGTTGAGGCTAAGCCCATCACCATGCACAGCTGTCACCCTCCTCCCTCGCTCGTCCTACAGCAGGAGCACTTCCGCTCTATGCTGACCACGGAGGTCACCCCTCTAATTCGCCCTTTCCATCGCATCCAGTGCAACACGAGGACTCACTTCCCAGACCTCAGACTGATTCAGTACGACTGTG GAAAGCTGCAAACTCTCCACCTCCTGCTGAGAAGACTGAAGACTGGGGGCCACAGAGTTCTCATTTTCACCCAGATGACTCGCATGCTGGACGTGCTGGAGCAGTTCCTCAACTACCACGGACACATTTACCTGCGGTTGGACGGCAGCACACGTGTAGAGATGCgacag tccctGATGGAGCGCTTTAATGCAGATCGGCGCATCTTCTGCTTCATCCTGTCAACCCGTAGTGGGGGCGTGGGTGTCAACCTGACCGGGGCGGACACTGTGGTGTTTTATGACAGTGACTGGAATCCCACTATGGATGCTCAAGCCCAGGACCGCTGCCACCGAATTGGGCAAACCAGAGATGTCCATATCTACAG GCTTATCAGTGAACGCACAGTTGAAGAGAATATCTTGAAGAAAGCTAACCAGAAACGGATGTTGGGAGATATGGCCATAGAAGGAGGAAACTTCACCACTGCTTTCTTCAAACAG CAAACCATCAAGGACTTGTTTGATGTGAATgagggggagaagaaggaggCAGAGGTTGCCCCACCTCCACCAGAGGAAGAAGATGGCATTAATAAACAGCAAACCACCATTCTGGAGCAG GCTTTGTGTAGagctgaagatgaggaggacaTAGTGGCTGCCTCCCAAGCCAAAGCAGAGCAGGTGGCAGAATTGGCAGAGTTCAATGAGAGCATCCCGTTGGATGATGGCGGCGAGGGCATGGGTCgtgagcaggaagaggaggagctctCCAAAGCCGAGCTAGAAATTGCTGCTTTGGTGGAGCAG CTTACTCCTATTGAGCGGTATGCCATGAACTTCTTGGAGGCCTCTCTGGAGGACGTTTGCAAAGAGGAGCTTAAGCAGGCAGAG GAGCAAGTAGAGGCTGCCAGGAAAGGGCTCGATCAAGCCAAGGAAGAGGGCCTGAAATTGCATCAGTCGTCGGACAACGACGAGGATGATTACTCCCCAAGGCCATATACACCTGAGGATATGTCCCAGACGACGCCTGGTCGTCGCACACGGAAGCACAAAGAGAAAGGCGCTCCCTCTACCAGAGCCAGTGGAAGGCTGAGGGGGACTCCTGTAAAGACTGACGATGACTCTGCCCTATCCCCAGCGAGCACATCAGCTCAGCTTGACGGAGCACATGCCTCCTCGTCCGCTCTCACACCACAGTCCCTCCCGCCCAGACAAGTGCCAGACAAGCGTGGAGTGCGAGGTAGACCAGCTACCAAAGAAGTTGTGGCACCTACCACTCCTGCCCGAACAGAGACTTCCAAGACTCAAACACAGTCAAGTGTAGTCTCAACGCGGCACACAGACTCTACTAGCCCAGCTTCCCCATTAAAAGACGTGCCCTCTAAATCCAAAGccaccccttctcctctccGCCAGAGTTTATCCCCACCAAGCTCAGTGCCTTCTGCTGCCGGTTCCCCTGCAGCAGGGAGATCCCATGCTGAACACACTCCTCCTGCTGTCCAAGAGCGTGGTGAGGAGCTAAGAGGAGAGGCGCAGGCAGGTGTGTCTGGGGCACAGGTAGACCAGGCTTCAGTGCCcactgggagggagaggggagtgtCTGTGTCTTCAGGGTCTATTTGCTCTCCTGAACATCAGTCTGACTTAGATGGCAGGGACGTGGATCAGCAGAGCcaacactccctcactctctcgccCAACACGGCGTCCCGCTCGCCTCGTAAACGCCAGTCTGCTGATGGGGAGGTCCTTCGAGGGCTTCCAGAAGATTCTCCATCTGCCAAGGTCCTGCGAAAACTTCCTGGTCGCCTAGTTACAGTTgttgaggagaaagagaaacaaccAAGGCGAAGGAGGAGACGAGGAAGTGGTGGTGCGGGTCACACAGAAGGGTCCTCAGAGGAAGCAGAACACACTGAGTCGGAGAGAGACACTGGTCCTTCTTTGCCAGACAAAACAAGTCAGACTTCTCGAGATAAAGACACTCCCAAGTCACCTTCAGTGTCCAGTCCCCTTCCTCAGTCACAACAAGAGAAAGAACAAGTCTCACCTACATCGCTCGGAAGTCCTGGAAAAGGATACCACCCTTACTCTCCCACACATCATTCTCCAGATATGCCAGTTCTCAGGAACTTGCCTGTCCGACGCCGTCTGGAGACAGAATCCCGTATGGCTGCTCAGTTAGTGGAGCagcagggaggaggaagagggagagggctggACAAAAGGCAGAGCCTGTCACCAAATCCCCCAAGGAAACAGGACACGAGTCCCACTAAGGACCACACTGTGTCCCCAGCCACTGCAAACACTGATAGCCCAGCACCAGTTAAGCGCAAGCCGGGGCGACCTCCAAAGCGTCCAGTTGAACAGATAACTCCTCCAGCAACAAAACCGGTGACTATGGAGAAAAATGCTCCTGTCTCCCCAAAACGAAAGCGGGGTCGCCCCCGCAAAGACTCCACAATTAAGCCAGATGCCATTAGTGCTGCTCAACCTTCAAACCCTCCAGCTCCTTCAAATCCTCCACCTCCCTGTAGTCCGCAAAGCATGCAGTCTGGTCTTAACTCACCAAGATCCCCCTTAGCCACTCTCCAAGAGACCCCTTCAAAGAGCACTCCTGCTCACACACCACTACCTTCATTACCTGCCAAAGCTGCTGACACCACTTCACTACCTAAACCAGACAATGAGACCAACAACACCCTTGTCATTTCAACAACACCTACAAGTGATTCGCTGACCAATGAAATGCCAACAGCTATGCTTGCACAGGCTAAAGCTAGTGAATCTCAGACCAacacaacaccagcaccagTACCTCCTCAACCGATAGTGAGCAAATCTCCATGCGTGGCAGCTTCTCCCCCCTCTGCACAACCAACCACCTCTGACCCTAAGACCACATCCACTATACCTGCTTTGCCCGTGGAACCCAAACCAAGTGACATTCATATCCAGTCATCACCTGCATCTCCTTCACAACCCAAGACCAGCGAGACTCCGATAACCTCGACACATGAGGTTCCACAGTCCTCTCAGAGCAATATTCAGAATACTGTAACCTCACCACCCCAAGTCCCACAATCCACACCAAGTGACTCCGAGACGAAACCAACCCCAGAGCCCAATGACTTACAAATTGCCATAACCCCTGAGCCCAAGCCTTCTGATCAGATCACACCATCGCCCACTGAACTCCAGACCGTTCCCATGTGTACTCCAACACCCATAGCTACCGAACCTGAACCTCTTCCAGCAGCAGAGCCCTCCCAGCAGCCTGCTCCTGCTCTGCCAAGCCCTCAAGGTGCCCTGGAAGTACAGGAGAAACAAACAGCTGTGCTGCCTCAACAGGAAAAGACATCAGAAAAGGAGGCAACAAACATTGACACCAAGAAGGTCCAGAAGGATGGTGAGAAAGAAACTGAAGAGCCATCCCTTTGTTCCCAGTCAAAACGAAGGCGGGTGGAGAGCTTGCCAGAAGACCAAGAGTCTATGTCTGTAGCTCCTGAGGTTAAGACGGACACTTTTCTCCCAAGTGAGGGAACTAGTAACCAAAGTGGAGACGAGAGTAAAAGAGACAAAGATGGGGAAAATTCCTCCGAGAAAAGAGTCATTAGCCGACAGAGCAGCCAGGAGTCTGTTCGCTCCTCCTCACATTCTTCCGTTTCATCAGCTGCTATACGTTCATCAAAGAAGATGAGAGAAAACAAGTCTGCAAAGAGGAAAAGAGGTGACGCTAAAACTGGAAGCACAGAGGAGGGCAATGATGAAAAGACATCCAAGATCCAGAGGCGGCGGTCCaactctccttcctcctcctcttcggaCTCTGAGGACTCCTCTTCAGCAGAAAAACGCCTCACTCGCGCAGAACggagggtgaaagagaaggagaaccagagtgagagtgatgggAAGAGTAGCGGCAGCAGACGTGGCAGAAAGTCCAAAAAGGAGCAGGCCGTTTCCAATGCCACTGGGGGTGAATCTGGTAGTGAAACCTCCACAAAACGTACCCGCAAATCCCCAGGCCTTCCCTCGACAACCCGGTCTGGCACCAACACACCTGTACCCTCAACACCACCTCCCCAACCTGAGGTTTTGGGCAAGCGTTGCTCAGCCCTCAATGCTGCTGCCAAGCTTGTGGCCATGAGAGGCCGGGCAGGTGATACACCCCGCCCCAGTAACAAACCGAAGGTTGGTGGACGGCAGGAGTCCCCGTCTTCATCTGAGAAAAGCACTAAGTTAAAAGGAAAGGGCACACAGGGGTCCCCTCAAACCAACTCCTCCGGGAGCAGAGGTGGAAGTGGCAGACAGACGCCCACAAACACTCCGCTCAACTCTCCAGACTCAAGTAAGTCTATTTCACGGTCCACCAGGCAGCGGCCTGGCAGCCTGTTGCCCCCACTTGATGCAGACAATAAGAGGGCCAagagagacaagaaaaaaaacacggagaggaagggagatggagaggaggaaaacagGGAATCTCGCTCCTCGAGAGGGCACAGCGcctgcagcagcatcagcagcgaCCGGGGGCCCGGAAGCAGCAGGAGccgcagcaacagcagcaacagcagtcaGTGCACCCCTAGTCTCAGCTCCCAGAGCACGGGGCCCCAGCGCACTCGATCCAGAGCCGCCTCCTCTGGCAGTGAcactgagagagggaagcagagccATAGCAAGTCAGGTGAGCGGCGAGGTAGGAAGAGTCACAGGGAGACCCGCTCTCAGAAGAAGGACAAGGCTGACCTGAGCGGGGGGTCTACGGAGGGGACCCCCGACAGGGTGCTGCGCAGTGTGGCTGCTCTGGCGGCAGCTCAGGCCCGTTCCCCAGCCTGCAACACCCGTTCCTCTGCCACCAACACCCGCTCCTCTGCCAGCCGACAGCGGCATACCAAGACATGA